From Antechinus flavipes isolate AdamAnt ecotype Samford, QLD, Australia chromosome 1, AdamAnt_v2, whole genome shotgun sequence:
TGCTTAACTCCACTCTCATATCTCCAATTTCCTATTAGACATTTTGTGGTGGATATCCTGCAGTCTTCAGAAACTTCGGAAAGTGCTCAAAAGTGACCtcactctctttccctctccttaaCTTTCCTATATCTATTGAGAACACTACCATCCTCCCATTCTCCCAGGTTGGAAACCGACacgtctctgtttctttctctctctcaacacctccctctctccccaataTTCAATCTATTACTAATATCTGTCAGTTTTTGCCTTTATAACATCTCCCAAATacatccccttctttcctctgacactatCACCCCTCTGGTACAGGCTCTCATTACTTCACACCTGGATCATTGGAAGAGCAGCTGGTGGGTCTGCCCACCTCAAGTCCCTCCCCActaccatttatttttttattgaagttttttttcattttcaagacatatgcaaagataattttttcaacattgacccttgaaaaacctcatgttccaattccatacacatacacacacacacacacacacacacacacacacacacacacctcccaatctcctcccctagatggcaagtaatccaatgtgtcCACTTTCTACTCAGATGCCTAGGTGATATAGCTAAAGAACATTGATCAGAAACTTTCTCTGACTAGATCATTTCCCTATTTAGTAAACTCTAGCaattccctattatctctaggatccaatctaaaatcctctatTTGCTATTGaaaaccttccttcctttctagtcTTGCCCTTTATTCCTCTCCCATGTACTGTACTATTTGTAAATACTGGCCTCCTTAGAGCCCCTCACACATGATATTCCGTCTTTGTACCTTTTCATTAACTGTCTGCTATGTTTGAAATGCTTGTTCTTCTTTGCTCTTCTCTacctcctgacttccctggcttccttcaagactcaacccAAAATTCCACCATTTgcaagaaatctttaaaaatcttcCTCAATACTAGTGCCTTTTCTTAGACTTTCTCACTAATTTGCTGTATCTACGTCTACAtgtttgtctatctatctcttGTATGTACTTAGTACTTGTATTTacaatgtaagctccctgagggcagagattatttttgactttctttgtatcctcagtgattagcacagtgtctggttcTTAGTAAGTTCTTCATAAAATGCAGTTTACTAACACATAtatgatgaataaataaaaaggcatttattaaacatgtattatgtgtaatatatgtaCTGCTCATATAAGATCTATGTATCTGCATGGGATGCCTAAACATAGGCAGGCAGTTCAGCAAAGAGATGCTGATAGGTTGAACACTTGAATGTTCATGGGAGCCTGAGCTTCCCACCTcaaagaagcaaaaggaaaattcTCCCCTAAATATATCTGCTCTGGTCTAAGGAAACACCAAGTTCTTCGGTTCTCTGATCATTATCCTTTCAAAGGAAGATGCAACTTAAGGTGTTAGTTGTTACCCTTAGCTCACACCCACCATCCTTACTACCAGATGCTAGTTATGTAAATGACTAGTTACATACTACCAGATGCTAGTTACATAGTTGCTTAAGTCATAACTATGAATCAACAGTGAGTAAACCCATTTATCTAAGCAGAACAACAAACAGAAATGGAACAATTTACAGAGATAAAATTATACCAGAAAGTACACAGAGCTAATGAGTTCTCCCTCTGGAAACAAGGTATCTCAGATCAATTAAAATGGAGGTCCTAGTTCTCATCCAAAGGGAAATTCCTGGCAGTTTCTAGGGAGGCAAGCTAGAAATTGAGGACATGTTAAGGAACCAGATTTATCTACATACCTATAAGGGATTGTCTTTCTTCTCTATGGAATCAGTCCCAAAGATAGTCTGGAATAACACGGGTCTCTCAAAGAAGTGAAAGATCTTTCTTCTCCAAAGCTTTCACACAGGATTAAATCAACTTTCTCTCCACCAATTAGTAGAATCCCAGGCAAAATGCCTTAGATTTTACTGGAGAGCTGGGTTACACATGTGAGAAACTGTGCTGACTATTAGGTACACAAATAGAAATGCAATACACTTCTggccttcatggagcttacattataATTGGGGGATACCAGACAAAGAATAGGGTTCATCTGGAAGATCTGTGGAAAGGCTCGTAGTCTCTGAGCTTTCCTAAGATTGAAGTGGTAGGGAAGAAGGCAAGTCCTGGGGGGCTTAGGGTTCATTGGCAGTGCTCAGGGATCTGAAGGGCATCAAAGTAGAAGGTAGGGCCAAGTCCTATCAGCCAGTGAGTCCTTGCTCATCTATGTGGGATGAACAACAAAGGCCATGGACGGTGGAGGAGGAAAGGATGGGGTCAGCATCCAGTCAGCAATAGAGGATGGAGCAAGGATCTTTGGTAGAAAGGAAGTTCTCCTCCCTACTCCCCAACACATACCTCATAAGACTTCTGGACATGGATCCAGCTGTGTGTATATGAAATCAGTCTATGACTTCTCCTCCCGCAGCTATAAGACCTGTATCCCAGGAAGCTTCCGACGTTTGATCCAGAGCCTCAACTTCATGACTCGAAAGCGTTATCGTCAGATGGTTCGCCGAGCCCTGCAGAGCGTGGCTTCCTGCCAGGCAGATGTGTACTCCATCATGCTTAAATACCTCATGGACCTGGAGAGGCTGAAACCCACCCGGACTCTGGAGACCTTCACGGGTCGGGCACCAGGAGCTACATCTGGCCAGGACCCCCGCTGTCTCATCCACGTGGCTGGGGACAGCGGCATCTCCTGGACCCCTGCGGGCAGTGAGGTACTGCTCTTGGTTCCCATTCACCTTTTGGGTGGGATGGGAAATGAATGGGTCTGAAGAGAGGCCCTTCACCTAACTCTCCCTTGCTTCTCTCAATTTCTCCTCTGGTCAGAGCCCCCAGCCTTTCTGCGATTTCCCTGAAATTGTTGATATCGGCATCAAGCAGGCCTGCAGGGACGGTCATCTCAGTGAGAACCGGCTGGTCACTGTTACCAAGACTGACAACAGGATCCTGGTGGGTACCACAGTGGGCAGCGCTGCCCTCTTCCTGAACCACAGGGCAGACAGAGGTGGCCTGAGATGAGAAGGGGAGGGAATGTTATCACTGAGCTCTGcttctttctttattcatctGGAAGATGTCAGGGAAGAAGGTGAACTAGATAGTCTTTTTTGGCTTTTCTAGCTCTGGCATTCTCTGTTCTAGGATCATCCTCcatttttatatcaaatatatatatagtcaatcaactaacacttattaaacacctactatatgtcagaacAAGGGGTCTATAGTCCAGTGCTGTTATAACACTTGTTTTGAAAACATGAATTTGTTCCAACATAACTGTTACATTAGGGAAGGATTTGAGCATAACCTGAAATTTTGACTTTAGTGATGCTCAGATTTGTCAACAAGAAATGGAAACCTGTACCTAGCTAAACAGAGcataaataacacacacacacacacacacacacacacacacacacacacatacatcaagCATATACCAAGGGTTTGACATCACTTTACAATAATTTACAAGCTATATAACTTTTTCTTCACCCACTTCCAGTTTTCACAAGCAAACTTAAGGTCTATTTCAAGGTGTGTTTATTCTGGTACAATAGGAACTGTGGGTGGAAGACAGCTGGTCCCAACCCATTCAGTTCATACTTCCTCCTTCTTACCTTCTGCTCTCACTGCCCCAGCTTCCTGGGGTTGTCATCCATCACAGCCATCCTGGGGCCCCATGGAATTAGAGGTTCTGAGAATATCAGCCCAAGGCCATTGGTACTACCACTATTTATACagtgtgtatatatttaacttatataataCCATGCTACCATTTTTATTAGATTCCTATCTTCTTTATGGAGTAGTTAGAtttgtggatagaatgctgggtgtGGGGTCGATGACTCACCTTTCAAACTTccaatctagtctcagacatgaACTAGGTGTGTTAgtctggcaagtcatttaattctgtttgcctcggtttcctcatctgtaaaaggagctggagaaggaaatggcaaactactctagaatctttgccaagaaaatggggtcagagttgggcacaactgaaaaacaactgaagatCTTCATGTGTCACAAATGAAGCTTTGGAAGTTATGTCCCTACTCCCGGGTTTCCCATAAGTCTTATGgcttttgttgtttaattttgcacagcatgacaatttttagaaatttgtaaGTTGAGTTAGAGCAGAACTGGCTgtacaaagaagaacaaaagacaatTACCATTCTTAGGGAACTCACAATTtaattgaggagacaatatgcaaacaactaagCACAGGTTAGCTAATTACTTAACTACCTAGTTTGTCAACAAGAAATGGAAACCTGTACCTAGCTAAACAGAGCATAAAAtccttagatccagcagtgttactattgggctttatcccaaagagatcttaaaggagggaaagggacccacatgtgcaaaaatgtttgtggcagccctgtttgtagtggctagaaacagaatggatgcccatcaattggagaatggctgaataaattatggtctataaatgttatggaatattattgttctgtaataaatgaccaggaggatgattttagagaggcctggagagacttacatgttctgatgctgagtgaaatgagcaaaactacgagatcatcatatatttcaacaataatactatatgatgatcaatcctgatgaatgtggctctcttcaacaatgagatgattcaaaccagttccaattgctcagtgaggaagagagccatcgacagccagagagagaactgtgggagctgagtagggaccacaacatagcattctctttctgttgatgtttgcttgcattttgttttctttcccagtttttttttccttcttgatctgatttttcttgtgcaacaagataactgtatagatatgtatgcatatattggatctaacatgtatttcaacatatttaacctgtattggagtACCTGCCggctagggaaggggatgggggaaggaggggaaaatttggaacaaaaggttctgcaagggtcaatgttagaaaaattacccatgcatatgctttgtaaataaaaagctttaataataataataaaagattgaAGATCAGTGAGAGAATGGAGATAAGAGAAGGGATGATCcgctgagaaagaaaagatagattttaTATCCTAGAAGTTTTCCCAGCTTAGATGTTCTACTTGCTAAGATCCCTTCTTACTCTGATGCTCTGAGGTCTGAGGGTTCAGCCAGCTTTGACACCATGTGTCCTAAGGgccagttctgatattctaggTCCTAAGTTTCCATGactgatattttatatttgtaggaGGTTGAATTTCCAACGCTAAGAGAGGCGCTGTCCTTTATCTCTCTGGTTGATGGCTACTACCGACTCACCACCGATGCCCACCACTACTTCTGCAAAGAGGTGGCCCCTCCCCAGCTCTTGGAGAACATTGAAAACCAATGCCATGGTCCCATCAAGTGAGAAACAACCACCCCCTCCCTTTCCCAGAGCTCAACCCTCTCTGCCACAGTGAACATTTCTGAGATTACATAAGTCTGttaaaaaaagccaaaataacaaacaaaacagtAGGATTCTCCCCTCGTGACCAAAGGCAGGCCTGGGCCAATGTTGGCCATGGAAATGAAGAACAATGACAAGTCGACAGAGGTCATTAAGGGACCAAAGATGGTCCTGGGACTTGGTAGATCTGGGTTACCAAAGGGCAGGCAAAGGTAGTAATTTTATCATTGAGCTTGATCCTGGGGGAGACAATGGAATGTAGTGGAAAAAATTCAAGTTAAGAAAATGGGTCTTATCCCCATCTCCTATATCTTTGTGATTTTGGACAGttacctctccttttctcattttcttcatctggaaaatgagggattTGATTACATGTCCTTTAAGATTGCTGCCAGCTTTAAATCTTAGGTTCTTATTCTGGGAGGAGTACAGAAGCAAGGGAATTGGAGGGGAGGTGGAGGGTTGGACCTGGGTCCCAGGGGTAGGCACCTTCAGGTTTAAAAGTCCCAGGGTGGACAGGGAAATGATGACCTCtagtctctttgtatctctaaatcTTTCCACctgtttttctctccatttctctgcaTGTGTATTTATCTACCTGTGTAGATCCGAGTTTGCCGTGAACAAACTGAAAATGGGGGGGTCTGTTCCAGGGTCCTATGTCCTTCGGCAAAGCCCCCAGGATTTTGACAGCTTCCTCCTCACTGTCTGTATCCAGGTCAGGCCCAACGGTCATTGTCTGTCCTTTCCCTTCGCCTAGCAGGGAAGCTATAATTTGGGGTTCTCTGGGACTTGTTATACGTTATCTTTCTCTACCTTCTCAGCTGTTTGTTCCACCATCTGGAGCCATAGACAACAGGCTTTGGGGGGCTCACTAAGTCCTGGGTGGTACGGgtggaagatgaatcttcctgttttcagatccaacctcagacattttttAGCTATGTAACCCTAACAAATCACatgtaatcctgtttgcctcagtttccctatctgtaaaatgagcaggagaaggaaatggcaaaccactccagtatctttgccaaaaaaaactccCATGTGGTCACTTAAAGAGTCAGATAGTATTGAAATGAGCAAAGTCCCCAGACACTTCCCATAAAGGAGGACCTCCCAGGTCCCAAAGCACTTAGGCCCTCCTTGGCCAGCCAGTCTAGCTAGAGAGTCAGTTCTCCTGTCTGACCTTCCAGACGCCCCTGGGCCCAGACTACAAGGGCTGCCTGATCCATCGGGATCTGTCGGGGAACCTCTTCTTGTCTGGGCTGAGCCAGCCCCATAGCAGCCTGCGTCAGCTCCTGGAGTCCTCCTGGGGCTGTGGGCTCCTTGTAGATGGGACCGCTCTGAGCCTCAGCTGCTGCTATCCCCCCAGGCCCAAAGGTGAGTGAAGCTGCCGGCTCCTGCCCCACCCCCTGCTTCTCTGTAGCCTGAGGCTGGAATTTGGGGATGAAGGAGGGAAGGTATCCGACTTTCATCTCTTTTTAATCCCAACCCACAGAAAAGTCCAACCTGATCATAGTAAGGAGGGACTGCAACCCGCTGCCCCCATCCCCGGCCCTAGCTGCAGCCCAGGCCTGGCCCCAGCCCCAGCGCCAACTCAGCCAAATGATGTTCCACAAAATCCCTGCTGACAGCCTAGAGTGGGTAAGAACAAGGGAGCAGGGgcagaggaaaaaatgggggaCAGAACCAGTGCAAGGAGCCTTGGACTCCAGGATTTGACTTGTTGAGTGACCTTGTACAAGTCTCTTCCCAAGAGAAgaacctcagttccctcatctgggAAATGGGAGTAGGAATGACTTCCTAGGTCCTACACAGCTCCATGAAGCAAGTCCTGTCCCCCTTCCCCAACCCTAATGAAGGCAACCCCTCCTCcctattttcctccctccccccagcatGAGAACCTGGGCCACGGCTCCTTCACCAAGATCTACCGTGGGAGTCGCCTGGACAATGTGGATGGAGAGACCCACAAGATAGAGGTTCTGCTCAAAGTGATGGACAGCACGCACCAGAACTGCATCGAGGTGAGTGTCCCCAGCCCGGCGCTGCTCCCATTCCCCCGGAGCCTCTGCCCTCCATGCCCCCTGTGCCCACACCCATAAGGCAGCTCTGGCTGCCAGCTGGGCCCGTATCCCAGCATTCCTTGCCCTTTGGGTGGCCAAGGACCTGTCAGGGCATCTCCTCTGGGCCTCCTGCCAGGCCAAACTCTTCCAGTAAGTATGAAAAGCAAGGTCAGCAGCCCTGAGACTTTCAAAAAGTGCATGATGTTTGTACAAATGCCACGGTCAAGGGACTGCCCTCTGTTCTTACACCGTGGGCTATTCCCCTTCCTAGAAAAGAACATTTCTCTACTATTCCCTGCGTAATTGGAAAGGACAAAATcttcctgggggaggggggatgaaGGTGGAGTTTCAAGACAGAAATAAAGGAGAGATGGAGCTCCAGAGAGAGAAGGTCAGCATGACCTTCAGGAGGATGGAGGATAGAATTCAGCCCAGAGGAAGAAGGGAGCAAGAACCTGGATTCTTGGGGTTACATGGAAGAGAGGAGCCTCTTCCTGGTGAGGGGGGAGCTCTCAGGAGGCAGCAGCAGAGGGTATGAATGCACAGATGGCATCAGGAGGGGAAAGACAGCCAGCCGTGGtcagggaaaatgaggcaaggaGCAGGAGCTGGGGAAGCGCTGCCAGGGGGGCCTGACATTAGCAAGTGAGAGGCCTGTTCTCCCTCTGGTCACCCATCTGGGATGGCAccgagagccatctacaacctgGCAAACTCAGTCGGATCTGGTGATTTCCACAGGGATCAGAGGGGAATGAGGTGAGCCAGATGATCCAAAGCTGGAAAGGAAATTCCTTATCTTGTACAGCTTGAACTGTGCAGTCCCTTCCAACTTGGAGACCGGGAGATGCTGGGGTCTGAGGTTCTCCTAGCGATCGCCCCTTATTCAtcaaaactttttctttcttactttggATCCTAGGAGGAGGCAGGAAGAGTTGGGAGAAAGAGAACTGGGTTGAGGATCATGACATTTGGATTCTAGCTCCAATTCTGCTCTAACTTCTTATATAATCTtagaaatattctttcttctttaggcatgcttcctcttttataaaatgatggaGATGAAATAGAGAGCCTATAAGGCACTATCCAGCTCCAtaatcctgggttctaaggccctcccaactctgacctcctgggttctaagggccctcccagccctgacctcctgggttctaagggccctcccagccctgacctcctgggttctaaggaccctcccagccctgacctcctgggttctaaggaccctcccagccctgacctcctgggttctaaggaccctcccagccctgacctcctgggttctaaggaccctcccagccctgacctcctgggttctaaggaccctcccagccctgacctcctgggttctaaggaccctcccagctctgacctcctgggttctaagggccctcccagccctgacctcctgggttctaaggaccctcccagccctgacctcctgggttctaaggaccctcccagctctgacctcctgggttctaaggaccctcccagctctgacctcctgggttctaagggccctcccagctctgacctcctgggttctccAGGGCTCTTgattattttatgttctaaagtccctttaaACTTTGATGTTCTATATTCTAGGAGTCCCAAATGAGTGTCTAGAAGTCTCATTTCACTTGACGACTTTCCCATCACTACTGCCCTCTTTCTTCCTAAAAGTTCCTATAACACTAAGTCCTATATAGTTGGACACCGAAGCCTACACACAGAAGCCGTGGAGGGAGACCCAGACTGTTGTTCTCTATCTCAGTAACTCTCAGGCTTCTCCAGGGATGGTCTCCCATCTTAGGTTGTGGCCCAACATAGTCTCTCAACATATAACCCACTTATCTTCTGGTTCTGGGCAGACAACATCTGTTTTATCAAGAAGGTCCAGAGGAAGGAGTTTAGGTCGGATCCGAGGGAAAAGTACCCGGTTGTCAGAATGattggaaatgtgtgtgtgtgtgtgtgtgtgtgtgtgtgagagagagagagagagagagagagagagagagagagagagaaagagagagagagagatggaggagagggagagacagagacagaaatagagagacacagaggggaTATTCCTGTTTGGAGataggggcaactagatgacCCCATCAGTTCACATTCTGAATTGATGACAGTGACTCATGGCTCTGTTTCTGCCCAGATTCATGCCCCTTCCTCCCATGTGGCCATATCTGCTTGCGGTCTCAGGCCCTTAGATCAGAatggggggagaaagagggacgCCCTCGGAGGCTGGGGCATCCTTGGTTTCACACTTTCTCCCTCTCAGTCCTTCCTGGAGGCTGCCAGCGTCATGAGCCAAGTGTCCCACCAGCATCTGGTGCTGCTGCATGGTGTCTGCATGGCGGGAGACAGTGAGTGAGGGGCTCTGccccttcccccatttcctcACCCCAGGGCTCTGTGCCTTCTCCCATTCCCCTCAGAGTCTCTCCCATCCTCCCTCCCCTAGCCCTCATCTctcctttcccattctttctcccaCTGCCTGCCGCGCTTGCTCCCATAACCCCTCTCCAGGTATCATGGTGCAGGAGTTTGTGAGGTGGGGGGCACTGGATACCCATTTACGGAAGTGCGGCCCTCTGGTCCCTGCCAGCTGGAAGCTCCAAGTGGCCAAGCAACTTTCTTATGCCCTCAACTATCTGGTGAGCCTAAGCATGGAGTGGGAGGGTCTGGGCTGAGCTTCCCTCCAGCCTGGAAGACTTTGTGGTTCTCCCTGACAATCCCACTGTATGTGATGGGTGCCCACTCTGGGAAGTCACGCTCCCTCCTCCTTGCCccccctttctgtctccctcaTCCCCTACCCAGCTTTAATTTCCAGCTGTGGATAGCTACCTGATGGAGGGGTCCCTCCCCTACCTATTCATTATCCTGGTCTTTGCCTCCCATCCAGGAAGACAAAGGCATCATCCATGGCAATATCTCCTCCAAGAAGGTCCTCCTAGCGAGAGAGGGGGCCGGGGGAAGCCCCCCCTTCATCAAACTCAGTGATCCTGGGGTCAGTCCCACCGTGCTGACCAAAGAGAGTAAGTGTGAAGGAGGAGACTGTCCAGCCCTGGAACCTGATTTGCCACAGCTCTTTTTCTCCTGGTGTGCCTTCTGGGAGTTAGGGACGTTCagttggggtggggggtgggggtggacaATGACTGACCCCCAAATCAGGAGGGGCAGGGGGCTGGATGCAGACTCAACAATCCTTCCCCCTTAGTGCTCACTGACCGGATCCCCTGGGTGGCTCCCGAGTGTCTATGGGATGCCAAGCTGCTGAGCCTGGAGTCTGACAAGTGGAGCTTTGGGGCAACACTCTGGGAGATATTCAGTGGGGGCACCATGCCCCTAAGTACCCTGGAGCCTGCCAAGGTGAGGAGGGAGATACTGGGAGGCCCTGTCATTGATCGGTTCTCAAGTGTCGGACAAAtgtcttccctcccctctcccccatcccagGCTGCCTTAGTTTCCCCTTATTTAAAACGAGAAAGGTGGGTGTAAGGACACATCTGAAATCCCTCTTAATCCTCCCAGTTGTGCTTTAATATCCATTATCCTTTGCTTTtaaggtctctcccagctctgatagtcaatcaatcaatgaagCTCCACTATGTAGCAGACacaccaaaaaatgaaatagtccttgcctttaaggagcttatttTCCATCAAGGAAGACAATATGTAGACACttaattagattaaaaattacaaagttcCTAATTAGGATAGTTAGAGAAATGAGTTGCTAAGAtctgacacttaccagctgtgtgatactaagcaagtcattttatttttgcctgcctcggtttcctcaactgtaaaatggagataataatatctcccccctagggttattgtgaggatcaaatgagataatatttgtaaagcacagggTTTGagatataataaatgctttaataaatgcttgttcccttcccttttctcttccctaattTCATTCTAAGGATCCTTTCCTATACTTTATGGTTTAACATCTGTCCCAGCTCTTACACTTTAtgttttaaggtcctttccaaattTATGTTCTTGATCTAAGGACCCTCCCAACTTTGATATtatgtgttctaagggccctcccagcctgACATCCTGCGTTCTAagagcccccccccccaagctctgacatcctgggttttAAAGGCCCCCACCCaagtctgacattctatgttctcaCAGCCCTCCCACCTCTGAAATTCTGTTTTAAGGGTCCCCTGCAGTTCAACAATCCAGGGTTTTAAGAGCCTTCTCAGCTCTCCCTTCTCTGACATTCCTTCTCTAATCTAAGGTTATCTCTTCTCCTCACCTTTCTAAAATGATAACCAAGATAGGGGCCTTAGCCTGGAGGTCCTGTttcatccccctcccccttccaccTTCAGAAACTCCAGTTCTACAAAGAGAAACAGCAGCTGCCGGCCCTAAAATGGACAGAGCTAGCCACCCTGATTGGCCAGTGCATGGAGTACACCCCCCACTTGCGGCCCTCCTTCCGCGCTATCATCCGGGATCTCAATAGCCTCATCACCTCAGGTATTTCATAGGGAGCTGGACGTCAGCACAGGCCTCCGGATGGGAGGGGACACACAGAAAACAGCTGGTCctattacattatataatacaTTTGTGAATCACCTGTATCGTGTGTCGGGCCCTGTGCCAGACAAACTGTCAAGGAAGCAGCCTCTCCCTCCTGGAAGGGTTCTGTCAACAGCATTAATATGTCCCTGGGAAGTGGGAGTGGCAAGAGAGTTTGGTAGGACTTACAGGAATGGGACTATTCCTTATCTTGGATCCCAGGCTCCAGTTTAGCTTCTGTGCCTACTGGTGGTACAGAGATACTGGGCCTAGCCAGGGGAATCAGAGTTCCAAAAGTTTCTACCAAACCAAAAAGACTTCAAACATGGGCCCAGAGATTTACCTCTAGGCTTCCGCCACATAAG
This genomic window contains:
- the JAK3 gene encoding tyrosine-protein kinase JAK3 — encoded protein: MAPLGEETPLIEQRSYSLSSSESGSLQVFLCPQSSGSPQILTFSFGEYSAEELCVKAAKACGILPVCHALFALATEDLSCWFPPNHIFMVEDSTIQVLLYRIRFFFPNWFGLEKCYRFGLQKDRANAILDLPVLKYLFAQSRSDFISGRMNLTLNLKEQGECLSLAVLDLTRMAQEQGVCPKEILRRISYKTCIPGSFRRLIQSLNFMTRKRYRQMVRRALQSVASCQADVYSIMLKYLMDLERLKPTRTLETFTGRAPGATSGQDPRCLIHVAGDSGISWTPAGSESPQPFCDFPEIVDIGIKQACRDGHLSENRLVTVTKTDNRILEVEFPTLREALSFISLVDGYYRLTTDAHHYFCKEVAPPQLLENIENQCHGPIKSEFAVNKLKMGGSVPGSYVLRQSPQDFDSFLLTVCIQTPLGPDYKGCLIHRDLSGNLFLSGLSQPHSSLRQLLESSWGCGLLVDGTALSLSCCYPPRPKEKSNLIIVRRDCNPLPPSPALAAAQAWPQPQRQLSQMMFHKIPADSLEWHENLGHGSFTKIYRGSRLDNVDGETHKIEVLLKVMDSTHQNCIESFLEAASVMSQVSHQHLVLLHGVCMAGDSIMVQEFVRWGALDTHLRKCGPLVPASWKLQVAKQLSYALNYLEDKGIIHGNISSKKVLLAREGAGGSPPFIKLSDPGVSPTVLTKEMLTDRIPWVAPECLWDAKLLSLESDKWSFGATLWEIFSGGTMPLSTLEPAKKLQFYKEKQQLPALKWTELATLIGQCMEYTPHLRPSFRAIIRDLNSLITSDYELLSDLSPSAVAARDGLWSNTHLMAGQDPTLFEERHLKYISLLGKGNFGSVELCRYDPLGDNTGALVAVKQLQNSGPQQLRDFQREVQILKALHSDFIVKYRGVCYGPGRQSLRLVMEYLPNGCLRDYLQRHRAHLDPSFLLLYASQICKGMEYLGSQRYVHRDLANRNILVESERHVKIGDFGLAKLLPQDKEYYVVREPGQSPIFWYAPESLSDNIFSRESDVWSFGVVLYELYTYSDKTHSPSEEFFRMMACDRSMPILCHLLELLTEGKRLPTPPDCPGEVREIMRNCWAYNPKDRPSFCALGPRLDALWAGRRG